A genomic stretch from Caldicellulosiruptoraceae bacterium PP1 includes:
- the purE gene encoding 5-(carboxyamino)imidazole ribonucleotide mutase, protein MSKIAIVIGSSSDFPLITNGIKLLKEFNLEYDVRVLSAHRTPEQAVEFAKNAEKNGYEVIIAAAGKAAHLPGVLASNTLLPVIGVPIKSSTLDGMDALLSIVQMPKGIPVATVSIDGIDNAILLAIRILSIKYNELSNKLSKYVDRMKNEVLEQDKKISEEAKHI, encoded by the coding sequence ATGTCTAAAATAGCTATAGTAATTGGTTCATCTTCTGATTTCCCATTAATTACTAATGGTATTAAACTTTTGAAAGAATTTAATCTTGAATATGATGTCAGAGTTTTATCAGCTCATAGAACGCCAGAACAAGCTGTAGAGTTTGCAAAAAACGCTGAAAAAAATGGATATGAGGTTATAATAGCAGCTGCTGGAAAAGCAGCACATCTTCCTGGTGTTCTTGCATCAAATACTCTTTTACCTGTAATAGGTGTCCCCATCAAATCATCAACATTAGATGGTATGGATGCACTTTTATCAATTGTTCAAATGCCAAAAGGGATTCCTGTAGCAACTGTTTCAATCGATGGAATAGATAATGCAATTCTACTTGCTATCAGAATATTATCAATTAAATATAATGAATTATCAAATAAGCTTTCAAAATATGTAGATAGAATGAAAAATGAAGTGTTAGAGCAAGACAAAAAGATTTCTGAGGAGGCGAAACATATATGA
- the purC gene encoding phosphoribosylaminoimidazolesuccinocarboxamide synthase, with product MKYEIKDFLYEGKAKKVYKSNLEDVYIIEYKDDATAFDGAKKGTIIGKGVINNKVSNHFFRLLEKNGIKTHYIEEIDDRKTAVRSVKIIPIEVIVRNIAAGSLSKRLGLEEGVILKRPVLEFCYKNDELHDPQINEYHIYALDLATEEEVRKISEISFKVNKILREYLKEVNIDLIDFKLEFGRFQGDILLSDEISPDTCRFWDIKTREKLDKDRFRRDLGNVEQAYNEVLKRLGL from the coding sequence ATGAAATATGAAATAAAAGATTTTCTTTATGAAGGTAAAGCAAAAAAGGTTTATAAGAGCAATCTTGAAGATGTATACATTATAGAATACAAAGATGATGCTACTGCTTTTGATGGTGCAAAAAAAGGAACAATAATTGGTAAAGGTGTTATAAATAATAAAGTTTCAAATCATTTCTTTAGACTGCTCGAAAAAAATGGTATTAAAACACATTATATAGAAGAAATTGATGATAGAAAAACAGCTGTAAGAAGTGTTAAAATTATCCCTATTGAAGTTATTGTGAGAAATATAGCAGCTGGTTCACTTTCAAAAAGATTAGGATTAGAAGAGGGGGTAATTTTAAAAAGACCTGTTTTAGAATTTTGTTATAAAAATGATGAACTCCATGATCCACAAATAAATGAATATCATATTTATGCTCTTGATTTGGCTACTGAAGAAGAAGTAAGGAAAATAAGTGAAATATCATTTAAAGTAAATAAAATTTTACGAGAATATTTAAAAGAAGTAAATATTGATTTGATTGATTTTAAACTTGAATTTGGAAGATTTCAAGGCGATATATTATTATCAGATGAAATATCTCCTGATACATGTAGATTTTGGGATATCAAAACAAGAGAAAAATTAGATAAAGATAGATTTAGAAGAGATTTAGGAAATGTCGAACAAGCATATAACGAGGTTTTAAAAAGATTAGGCCTTTAA
- the purS gene encoding phosphoribosylformylglycinamidine synthase subunit PurS — MFKANINITLKKSISDPAGIAVQNSLQNLGFDTVEKVRIGKYIEVYINETEIEIVKNKIDEMCRKLLTNPIMEEYSFEILEVSK; from the coding sequence ATGTTCAAAGCTAATATTAATATAACTTTAAAAAAATCTATCTCAGACCCAGCAGGAATTGCTGTTCAAAATTCACTTCAGAATTTAGGGTTTGATACTGTTGAAAAAGTAAGAATAGGTAAGTATATTGAAGTATATATAAATGAAACAGAAATTGAAATAGTCAAAAATAAAATTGATGAAATGTGCAGGAAACTACTAACAAATCCAATAATGGAAGAATACTCTTTTGAAATCTTGGAGGTAAGTAAATAA
- the purQ gene encoding phosphoribosylformylglycinamidine synthase subunit PurQ, giving the protein MKFGVVVFPGSNCDTDCFHVIKDVIEQEVEYIWHQENKDLSNFDCIILPGGFSYGDYLRAGAIARFSNVMSKIEEFAYNGGYVIGICNGFQILTESHLLPGALIKNKNLKFICSDQYVKVVNNQTPWTNLYSKDEIINLPIAHGEGNYYIEEIQLQQLIDNNQIILQYCDKNGNISEKTNPNGSILNIAGICNKDFNVFGLMPHPERSSESILGCDDGRRIFNSIVKYYLSR; this is encoded by the coding sequence ATGAAATTTGGTGTTGTTGTATTTCCTGGCTCTAACTGTGATACTGATTGCTTTCATGTGATTAAGGATGTAATTGAACAAGAGGTTGAATATATATGGCATCAAGAAAATAAGGATTTATCAAATTTTGACTGTATTATATTACCTGGCGGCTTTTCGTATGGGGATTATTTGAGGGCAGGAGCAATAGCAAGATTTTCAAATGTTATGAGTAAAATAGAAGAATTCGCATATAATGGTGGTTACGTTATAGGTATTTGTAACGGCTTTCAAATTCTAACAGAAAGTCATTTGCTTCCTGGAGCGTTAATTAAAAATAAAAATTTGAAGTTTATTTGTAGTGATCAGTATGTAAAGGTAGTGAATAATCAAACGCCTTGGACAAATCTTTATTCAAAAGATGAAATAATAAATTTACCAATTGCTCATGGAGAAGGAAACTATTATATTGAAGAAATTCAATTACAACAACTTATTGATAATAATCAAATAATATTACAATATTGTGATAAAAATGGCAATATATCTGAAAAAACAAATCCAAATGGTTCTATTCTTAATATTGCAGGAATATGTAATAAAGATTTTAATGTATTTGGTCTTATGCCTCATCCTGAAAGAAGTAGCGAAAGTATTCTTGGATGCGATGATGGAAGAAGAATTTTTAATAGTATAGTAAAATATTACCTATCGAGGTGA
- the purL gene encoding phosphoribosylformylglycinamidine synthase subunit PurL has protein sequence MKKLYEEVGLTYEEYQKIIEILGREPNLLELNLFGVMWSEHCGYKNSKKYLKMLPTQGEHILQGPGENAGIVNIGDNLAVCFKVESHNHPSAVEPFEGAATGVGGIIRDIFTMGARPVAILDSLKFGKLNSQKSKYLLEGVVSGISFYGNCIGIPTVGGETTFDDSYKNNILVNVMCVGVVEHNKIFKGKAEGIGNPVFYVGHTTGRDGMGGATFASADLTQESEEKRSAVQVGDPFMEKLLLEACLELFETGSVVGIQDMGAAGLTSSTCETAARAGTGIEIDVALVPKREEGMNPIEIMLSESQERMLVIVKKGCEDIVKNIYKKWGLNAVQIGKVTDDGMLRVLENGKIVAEVPAEALAEPPVYDRPKIKPQIVEEAKNFDITKLGMPDDITSIIKKMVSNNNLASKEYIYKQYDYMVRTDTLIKPGADASLIRIKGTKKGIAVTIDSNGRYCYLDPYKGTILVFAEAYSNIIATGAKPLAITDGLNFGSPLNPEVYYQFTQAIEGLKDACIQYNIPVTGGNVSFYNQTEEGPIYPTPVVGMIGLIDDYYKSCDIAFKENDDYIAIIGSTNLDLGGSEYLDYIYGKVTGNLPDIDIKKHIDRCDRILSCINQGMFNSVHDISDGGLITALLESSFRGKKGFNIEIKTNIREDFYLFSETPGRFLVSFNSKNIEKIINIIGKDDITIIGNVTNNFVSNIKINNNMIQLNLNELLEIYQEAIPCALKS, from the coding sequence TTGAAAAAATTATATGAAGAAGTTGGATTAACTTATGAAGAATATCAAAAAATTATTGAAATATTAGGACGAGAGCCAAATTTACTTGAATTAAATTTATTTGGTGTAATGTGGTCAGAGCATTGTGGTTATAAAAACTCTAAAAAGTATTTAAAAATGCTCCCAACGCAAGGCGAACATATCTTGCAAGGACCTGGTGAAAATGCAGGTATTGTTAATATAGGAGATAATTTAGCTGTTTGTTTTAAAGTTGAAAGTCATAATCATCCATCAGCTGTTGAACCATTTGAGGGAGCAGCAACTGGTGTTGGTGGTATAATAAGAGATATCTTCACCATGGGAGCAAGACCTGTAGCAATACTTGATTCATTAAAATTTGGAAAATTAAATAGTCAAAAAAGTAAATATCTTTTAGAAGGTGTTGTATCAGGTATATCTTTTTATGGTAATTGTATAGGTATACCAACAGTTGGTGGCGAAACAACCTTTGATGATTCATATAAAAATAACATCTTAGTTAATGTTATGTGTGTTGGTGTTGTTGAACACAATAAAATATTTAAAGGTAAAGCTGAAGGTATTGGTAATCCTGTATTTTATGTTGGGCATACAACTGGTAGAGATGGTATGGGGGGTGCTACTTTTGCCTCTGCTGATTTAACTCAAGAATCAGAAGAAAAACGCTCAGCAGTGCAGGTAGGGGACCCATTTATGGAAAAACTTCTTTTAGAAGCATGTCTTGAACTTTTTGAAACTGGTTCGGTTGTTGGAATACAAGATATGGGAGCTGCAGGGCTTACATCTTCAACTTGTGAAACTGCTGCAAGAGCGGGTACAGGAATTGAAATTGATGTTGCATTAGTTCCAAAAAGAGAAGAAGGAATGAATCCTATTGAAATAATGCTTTCTGAGTCACAAGAGAGAATGCTTGTAATTGTTAAAAAGGGCTGTGAAGATATAGTAAAAAATATATATAAAAAATGGGGTCTAAATGCTGTTCAAATAGGTAAGGTTACTGATGATGGTATGTTAAGAGTATTAGAAAATGGTAAAATAGTAGCTGAAGTACCAGCAGAAGCTTTAGCTGAACCACCAGTATATGATAGACCAAAAATTAAACCTCAAATTGTTGAAGAAGCAAAAAATTTCGATATAACAAAATTAGGAATGCCTGATGATATTACAAGTATCATTAAAAAAATGGTTAGTAATAATAATTTAGCAAGCAAGGAATATATTTATAAGCAGTATGACTATATGGTAAGAACAGATACATTAATAAAACCAGGTGCTGATGCATCTTTGATTAGAATCAAAGGAACAAAAAAAGGTATTGCCGTTACAATAGATAGTAATGGTAGATATTGCTATTTAGATCCATATAAAGGAACAATATTAGTATTTGCAGAGGCTTATAGTAATATTATTGCAACAGGTGCTAAACCATTAGCAATAACTGATGGATTAAATTTTGGCAGTCCATTAAATCCAGAGGTTTATTATCAATTTACACAGGCCATTGAAGGACTAAAAGATGCATGTATCCAATATAATATTCCTGTTACTGGCGGTAATGTTTCATTCTATAATCAAACTGAAGAAGGGCCAATTTATCCAACACCAGTAGTTGGAATGATTGGTTTAATTGATGATTATTATAAAAGCTGTGATATTGCTTTTAAAGAAAATGATGATTATATTGCTATTATTGGTTCAACAAATCTTGACTTGGGTGGTTCAGAATATTTAGACTATATCTATGGTAAAGTAACTGGTAATTTGCCAGATATCGATATTAAAAAACATATTGATAGATGTGATAGGATTTTAAGTTGTATTAACCAAGGAATGTTTAATTCTGTTCACGATATTAGTGATGGTGGTTTAATAACTGCTTTATTAGAAAGCTCATTTAGAGGTAAAAAAGGATTTAATATAGAGATAAAAACTAATATAAGGGAAGATTTTTATTTATTTAGTGAAACCCCAGGGAGATTTTTAGTTTCATTTAATAGTAAAAATATTGAAAAGATAATTAATATAATTGGGAAAGACGATATAACAATTATTGGTAATGTAACTAATAACTTTGTATCAAATATTAAAATTAATAATAATATGATTCAACTAAATTTAAATGAGTTATTAGAAATATATCAGGAGGCAATACCATGTGCATTAAAGAGTTAG
- the purF gene encoding amidophosphoribosyltransferase, with product MCIKELEEEFKDHCGVFGIFSNNSIDVARLTYYALYALQHRGQESSGIAVNDNGTIIYHKDNGLVNEVFDEVTLNHLKGTSAIGHVRYSTTGSSARENAQPLVIRYRKGNMTLAHNGNLVNAYELRDKMEQQGAIFQTGIDTEVIASLISQNRIWSSNIEEAILKTMDIIIGSYSLLIMTQNKLIGVRDPNGIRPLVLGKYKNSFCLASETCALDTIGAEYIRDVEPGEIITITKNGINSIKHNNSKPNLCIFEYIYFARADSYFNYKSVYEVRKNLGRYLCKESYVDCDVIIGVPDSGTTAAIGFAEECGKKYSEGFIKNRYVGRTFISPNQEHREIGVKLKLNVIKENIKNKRVILIDDSIVRGTTSRKIINMLKEAGAKEVHVRISSPPISFPCFYGIDTPNKDQLIAANYSETEIAKILGADSLKYLSMDSLNKAVDGDIEKYCTACFTGKYVTEVPKEYNKFILEGGDR from the coding sequence ATGTGCATTAAAGAGTTAGAGGAAGAATTTAAAGACCATTGTGGAGTATTTGGTATTTTTAGCAATAATAGTATTGATGTTGCCAGATTAACTTATTATGCACTTTATGCACTTCAACACAGAGGGCAAGAGAGTAGTGGTATTGCTGTAAATGATAATGGAACAATTATATACCATAAAGACAATGGTTTGGTAAATGAGGTTTTTGATGAGGTTACATTAAATCACTTGAAAGGCACTTCTGCAATAGGTCATGTTAGATATTCTACAACAGGTAGTTCTGCACGTGAAAATGCTCAGCCTCTTGTGATTAGATATAGGAAAGGGAATATGACACTGGCTCACAATGGTAATTTGGTTAATGCGTATGAATTAAGAGATAAAATGGAACAACAAGGTGCCATTTTTCAAACTGGTATTGATACAGAAGTTATTGCAAGTCTTATTTCTCAAAACAGGATTTGGAGTTCTAATATTGAAGAAGCAATATTAAAAACAATGGATATAATTATTGGGTCATATTCTTTGCTTATTATGACACAAAATAAACTAATAGGTGTTAGAGACCCAAATGGTATTCGTCCATTAGTATTAGGTAAATACAAGAATAGTTTTTGTTTAGCTTCTGAAACATGTGCTTTAGATACAATTGGAGCTGAATATATCAGAGATGTTGAGCCTGGTGAAATTATAACCATAACAAAAAATGGTATTAATAGTATAAAACATAATAATTCGAAACCAAACTTGTGCATATTTGAATATATATATTTTGCTCGTGCTGATAGTTATTTTAATTATAAAAGTGTTTATGAAGTTAGAAAAAACTTAGGAAGATACCTTTGCAAAGAAAGCTATGTTGATTGTGATGTAATTATAGGTGTACCTGATTCTGGAACAACTGCTGCAATAGGTTTTGCTGAAGAATGTGGTAAAAAATACTCCGAAGGTTTTATTAAAAATAGATATGTTGGTAGAACATTTATTAGTCCTAATCAAGAACACAGAGAAATTGGTGTAAAATTAAAATTAAATGTGATTAAAGAAAATATCAAAAATAAAAGAGTCATATTAATTGATGATTCAATAGTTAGAGGTACAACAAGTAGAAAGATTATTAACATGTTAAAAGAAGCTGGAGCCAAAGAGGTACATGTTAGAATTAGTTCGCCTCCTATATCTTTTCCATGCTTTTACGGAATTGATACTCCAAATAAAGACCAGTTAATTGCTGCAAATTATTCTGAAACAGAAATTGCAAAAATTTTAGGTGCTGACAGCCTTAAATATTTAAGCATGGATTCATTAAATAAAGCTGTTGATGGAGATATAGAGAAATACTGTACAGCATGTTTTACAGGAAAGTATGTTACAGAAGTACCAAAAGAATATAATAAGTTTATATTGGAAGGTGGTGACAGATAG
- the purM gene encoding phosphoribosylformylglycinamidine cyclo-ligase, with product MTTYKDAGVNIHEGYRAVEKIKNLAKSTYDKNVLIDIGSFGSMYSLHDFESDYILVSGTDGVGTKLKIAFLMDKHDTIGIDCVAMCVNDVVSLGAKPLFFLDYFACGKLKAEKLQDIIKGISEGCKQSSCSLIGGETAEMPGFYKENEYDLAGFCVGIVHKDKAINPSKIKIKDALIAIKSSGVHSNGFSLIRKVFNVDNNPNVLNKYIDSLGTTLGEELLKPTKIYVKAILSLISEGIDVHGIAHITGGGFYENIPRMLPKNMKAVIKKETIDVLPIFKLVMQEGNIEEKEMFSTFNMGVGMVIAVSESNAEKTIFNLNNNGYEAYIIGEVNEGQNEVEII from the coding sequence ATGACAACATATAAAGATGCAGGTGTTAATATTCATGAAGGATATAGGGCAGTTGAAAAGATTAAAAACTTAGCAAAATCAACTTATGATAAAAATGTATTAATTGATATTGGTTCATTTGGTAGTATGTATTCTTTACATGATTTTGAAAGTGATTATATTTTAGTTTCTGGAACAGATGGTGTAGGAACAAAATTAAAGATTGCATTTCTTATGGATAAGCATGATACAATTGGTATTGATTGCGTTGCTATGTGTGTTAATGATGTTGTTTCATTAGGTGCAAAACCATTATTCTTTCTTGATTATTTTGCATGTGGGAAGCTAAAGGCTGAAAAATTACAAGATATAATAAAAGGTATTTCAGAAGGATGTAAACAATCATCTTGTTCGCTTATAGGTGGTGAAACTGCTGAAATGCCTGGTTTTTATAAAGAAAATGAATATGATTTAGCTGGGTTTTGCGTTGGTATTGTTCATAAAGATAAAGCAATAAATCCTTCTAAAATTAAAATTAAAGATGCTTTAATTGCTATAAAATCCAGTGGAGTTCATAGTAATGGATTTTCACTTATAAGAAAAGTATTTAATGTTGACAATAATCCAAATGTATTAAATAAATATATTGACTCTTTAGGAACAACATTAGGAGAAGAGTTATTAAAACCAACTAAAATATACGTAAAAGCAATTCTTTCATTAATTTCTGAAGGTATAGATGTTCATGGTATAGCTCATATAACAGGTGGCGGATTTTATGAGAATATTCCACGAATGTTACCTAAAAATATGAAAGCTGTTATAAAAAAAGAAACAATTGATGTATTACCAATATTTAAATTAGTTATGCAAGAAGGGAATATAGAAGAGAAGGAAATGTTTTCTACATTTAATATGGGTGTCGGTATGGTCATTGCAGTATCAGAAAGTAATGCTGAAAAAACAATTTTCAATCTAAATAATAATGGGTATGAAGCTTACATTATTGGAGAAGTTAATGAAGGACAAAATGAGGTAGAAATAATATGA
- the purN gene encoding phosphoribosylglycinamide formyltransferase, giving the protein MKKLAVFVSGNGSNLQAIIDNINNNQIDGKIEIVISNKKDAYALKRAENNGIEALYISKNDFSTIIEYEQYLIKILKEKSIDIIVLAGFLYIFSETFIDQFQNKIINIHPSLLPSFGGKGMYGLNVHKAVIEYGAKITGATVHFVDKTPDGGPIILQKAIYVDENDTPETLQQKVLTKAEWVILPIVLKLLCKDKIKIKGRKVIIEDKEILKEVDINV; this is encoded by the coding sequence ATGAAAAAATTAGCTGTATTTGTATCTGGTAATGGGTCTAATCTTCAAGCTATTATTGATAATATAAATAACAATCAAATTGATGGTAAAATTGAGATTGTCATATCAAATAAAAAGGATGCTTATGCATTAAAAAGAGCAGAAAATAATGGAATTGAAGCCTTATATATATCTAAAAATGATTTTTCAACAATTATTGAATATGAACAATATTTAATCAAGATACTTAAGGAAAAATCTATTGATATTATAGTATTAGCCGGATTTTTGTATATTTTTTCAGAAACATTTATTGACCAATTTCAAAATAAAATAATAAACATTCATCCATCTTTACTTCCTTCATTTGGTGGTAAAGGGATGTATGGCTTAAATGTCCATAAAGCTGTTATTGAATATGGTGCCAAGATAACTGGTGCTACTGTGCATTTTGTAGATAAGACTCCAGATGGCGGACCAATCATTCTACAAAAAGCAATATATGTTGATGAAAATGATACTCCTGAAACACTACAACAAAAAGTATTAACAAAAGCAGAATGGGTAATATTGCCCATTGTTTTAAAGTTGTTATGTAAAGATAAGATAAAAATAAAAGGACGAAAAGTAATTATTGAGGATAAAGAGATTTTAAAAGAGGTGGATATAAATGTCTAA
- the purH gene encoding bifunctional phosphoribosylaminoimidazolecarboxamide formyltransferase/IMP cyclohydrolase — translation MSKRCLISVYDKNGILEFANKITKLGYEIISTGGTMKYLMDNSIDVINISDVTDFPEILDGRVKTLHPKIHAGILAIKNNQEHIKTLQELNINTIDIVVVNLYPFKQTIFNENHTFSDAIENIDIGGPTMLRAAAKNFEHTIVIIDPDDYNLVTEQLQINGEVSYETRLYLATKVFEFTSYYDSMIFNYFKQKSNMEDFPNYFTMPFEKDINLRYGENPHQKASFYKLSLPQTDKQNIANAKKLHGKELSYNNILDANSAIELIKEFNEPTAVAIKHLNPCAVASDDNIFNAYKKAYESDPISIFGGIVALNRIVDEKLAQELYKIFLEIIIAPEFTQEALNILTKKKDLRLLQLPLDNLKSSFTELKSVNGGLLVQENDNKLLLDNISYVTNRKPTEKEMDDLIFAWKVVKHVKSNAIVVAKDKMTFGIGMGQTNRIWSTENAISRSRFDLNGAVLASDAFFPFSDNVEAANKAGITAIIQPGGSIRDNESIEVANKFDIAMVFTGIRHFKH, via the coding sequence ATGTCTAAAAGATGTTTAATAAGTGTATATGATAAAAATGGTATACTTGAGTTTGCAAATAAAATAACTAAATTAGGATATGAGATAATCTCTACTGGTGGTACTATGAAATATCTTATGGATAATAGCATTGATGTTATTAATATTTCAGATGTAACTGATTTTCCAGAAATATTAGATGGCAGAGTAAAAACATTACATCCAAAGATTCATGCCGGTATATTAGCAATCAAAAATAATCAAGAACATATAAAAACATTACAAGAGCTTAATATAAATACAATTGATATTGTTGTTGTTAATTTATATCCATTTAAACAAACAATATTTAATGAAAATCATACATTTTCTGATGCAATAGAAAATATAGATATTGGTGGTCCAACAATGTTAAGGGCTGCTGCAAAAAATTTTGAACATACAATTGTTATAATTGATCCAGATGATTACAATTTAGTTACTGAGCAGTTACAAATAAATGGAGAAGTATCATATGAAACAAGGCTTTATTTAGCAACAAAAGTATTTGAATTTACTTCATATTATGATTCAATGATATTTAATTATTTTAAACAAAAATCTAATATGGAAGATTTTCCTAATTACTTTACAATGCCATTTGAAAAGGATATTAATCTTAGGTATGGCGAAAATCCACATCAAAAAGCATCATTTTATAAACTATCACTACCACAAACTGATAAACAAAATATTGCAAATGCTAAAAAGCTTCATGGGAAAGAGTTGTCATATAACAATATATTAGATGCAAATAGTGCAATTGAGCTTATAAAAGAATTTAATGAGCCTACTGCTGTTGCAATTAAACATTTAAATCCTTGTGCTGTTGCATCAGATGATAATATATTTAATGCATATAAAAAAGCTTATGAATCTGATCCAATATCTATTTTTGGAGGTATTGTTGCATTAAATAGAATTGTTGATGAAAAATTAGCTCAAGAATTATATAAAATCTTTCTCGAAATAATTATAGCACCTGAATTTACACAAGAGGCTCTAAACATTTTAACAAAGAAAAAGGACTTAAGGTTATTACAATTACCATTAGATAATTTAAAAAGCAGCTTTACTGAATTAAAAAGTGTTAATGGAGGTTTGTTGGTTCAAGAAAATGATAACAAACTACTACTTGATAATATAAGTTATGTAACTAACAGAAAGCCTACAGAAAAAGAAATGGATGATTTAATATTTGCTTGGAAGGTTGTTAAGCATGTTAAATCAAATGCTATTGTAGTTGCAAAAGATAAAATGACTTTTGGGATTGGAATGGGACAAACTAATAGAATCTGGTCAACAGAAAATGCAATTTCAAGATCAAGGTTTGATTTAAATGGAGCTGTTTTAGCTTCTGATGCATTTTTCCCATTTTCCGATAATGTAGAAGCAGCAAATAAAGCTGGAATTACAGCTATAATTCAACCGGGTGGTTCTATAAGAGATAATGAATCTATTGAAGTAGCTAATAAATTTGACATTGCTATGGTGTTTACAGGAATTAGACATTTCAAACATTAA
- the purD gene encoding phosphoribosylamine--glycine ligase, producing MEILVIGNGGREHAIIWKLLKDGYKNLYCIPGNAGISQLAKCIDMKINDFKAIADFCVYNSIDFVIVGPDNPLADGIVDFLKSRGIKTFGPSKMASEIESSKVFSKNLMKKYLIPTASYECFNNSSNAIQYTKNKNRYPIVIKADGLALGKGVYIAYNEDEAICAINEIMVDKKFGESGSKIVIEEYLEGFETSFFIISDGKNIVPLTTAKDYKKAFDQDKGPNTGGMGSYSPNNMVDKKTYEYILENIMEKTVYAMNKEGRPFVGVLYGGLILTQDGPKVLEFNARFGDPETQAIMPLINSDLLEIMIKAYEGNLKSIDIDISSKNSLCLVLASNGYPDKYETGYKIEGMEYLSDDVILYHANTKFDENKNIITAGGRVLNICAIGESLSLAREKVYSQVTKIKYDNIYYRKDIGI from the coding sequence ATGGAAATATTAGTAATCGGAAATGGTGGAAGAGAACATGCTATTATATGGAAGTTACTTAAAGATGGCTATAAAAACCTTTATTGTATTCCTGGAAACGCTGGTATTTCACAATTAGCAAAATGTATTGATATGAAAATCAATGACTTTAAAGCAATTGCTGATTTTTGTGTATATAATAGCATTGATTTTGTAATAGTTGGTCCTGACAATCCACTTGCTGATGGAATTGTAGACTTTTTAAAATCAAGAGGCATCAAAACATTTGGACCAAGTAAAATGGCTTCGGAAATTGAAAGTAGCAAGGTATTTTCAAAGAATTTAATGAAAAAATATTTAATACCTACTGCAAGCTATGAATGTTTCAACAACTCAAGCAATGCAATTCAATATACAAAGAATAAAAATAGATATCCTATAGTTATAAAAGCTGATGGGCTTGCATTAGGGAAAGGTGTTTATATAGCTTATAATGAAGATGAAGCAATTTGTGCAATAAATGAAATAATGGTTGATAAAAAATTTGGTGAATCTGGAAGTAAGATTGTTATTGAAGAATATCTTGAAGGTTTTGAAACATCATTTTTTATAATATCTGACGGTAAAAACATAGTACCATTAACAACAGCAAAGGACTATAAAAAAGCATTTGACCAAGATAAAGGTCCTAATACTGGTGGCATGGGTTCTTATTCTCCAAATAATATGGTTGATAAAAAAACATATGAATATATTTTAGAAAATATAATGGAAAAAACAGTTTATGCAATGAATAAAGAAGGACGTCCATTCGTTGGTGTTTTATATGGTGGTTTGATATTAACACAAGATGGTCCTAAAGTATTAGAATTTAATGCTCGATTTGGAGACCCAGAGACACAAGCCATTATGCCTTTAATAAATAGTGATTTATTGGAAATAATGATTAAAGCATATGAGGGTAATTTAAAATCTATTGATATTGATATTTCTTCTAAAAATTCACTTTGTTTAGTATTGGCATCTAATGGTTATCCAGATAAATATGAAACAGGTTATAAAATAGAAGGAATGGAATACTTATCTGATGATGTTATATTATATCATGCAAATACTAAATTTGATGAAAATAAAAATATAATTACTGCAGGTGGTCGTGTATTAAATATCTGTGCTATAGGGGAATCTTTAAGCTTAGCAAGAGAAAAGGTATATAGCCAAGTTACAAAAATTAAATATGATAATATATATTATAGAAAAGATATAGGTATATAA
- the rd gene encoding rubredoxin — protein MGKWVCTICGYEYDPEKGDPDNNIPPGTKFEDLPDDWVCPVCGVGKDMFDKA, from the coding sequence ATGGGAAAATGGGTATGCACTATTTGCGGGTATGAATATGACCCTGAAAAAGGAGATCCAGATAACAATATTCCACCGGGAACAAAATTTGAGGATCTACCAGATGATTGGGTTTGTCCAGTTTGCGGTGTTGGAAAAGATATGTTTGATAAAGCTTAA